The following are encoded together in the Fibrobacter sp. UWB10 genome:
- a CDS encoding TIGR02171 family protein, producing MKNLLQIFCAFSLALLMASCSSDGSSSSTAPSDVVFENDPMPGMVHVLASGKSVVLGTEDLASKLDERSPMRVDFTYDYSISRHEVLCEDFDSVMNRISGLNLKCAEDSMPVSNVTFYDAVLYANALSKQHGLDSVYAYSSMELDAELHCMNMNGFAFMPNANGFRLPTEAEWMFAAEQVWNPEQSWNFLNSGLTAHKVCSSNENTQYLCDMAGNLLEWVNDGRASFNGGVMKNFVGGMVNSNTTAGVVKGGSFHKDPNEMYLYKRGDDYPVFYSSRADYVGFRLAYGSIPDAEYLSDDKNILLTPVTPLVNDAELRKLTDSYKVKLVFRNDETHNLVYVNYASKEPKVFEIEDTIDVYHPEISPDGQRVAFCTSMEGEAEFSSIYVRDLDDLGHNLVKLEVEGSATIPRWKVKPNGDTVIVYVTSAYNNNGSQFEQESTWEVPFANREFGTPRKLFNGAYHGGISDDERLAVSGSTRLRARVESESGEGQDVIWYNEEQACNVSLSKDGSKRTLFLDFGGKTGHSFTGTNYRVHEELLIVDSLGNLIQSVPTITGFRFDHSEWVSGILKDSASNLVVVSLTNINDAHEYIALVDLKDSSVHKLVQGGELWHPSLWIRQENSSHPKPVVDKDSAGVYFEYDASNTFVFSSVELAMHLKDFWKYKDEAEAVAFGSSMILDALVEPMMESYRTLNMGVSLGDVHLGEYLLRNYILPYAPNVKIVIVELSPGLLYRNYDEHAGWLINRSPGMLYDAKHLTAETKDEIADFSLDQEYPRDLFSQQYLKNTFLLPFKGWLVPEISVDISKMTADLPIVQRGLNAIKSIKQMADSCGMTVIATITPRNPAYRETEAFDIFGPSRTVAHELIQEVADMGILIFDENKDGLHDYTEEMAANAYHVSYLGAIQYTERLDSLLRTLPIKK from the coding sequence GTGAAAAATCTTCTTCAAATTTTCTGTGCATTTTCGTTGGCACTATTGATGGCGTCGTGTTCTTCCGATGGTTCTTCAAGTAGTACGGCCCCTTCTGATGTCGTGTTTGAAAACGATCCGATGCCTGGTATGGTTCATGTCTTGGCAAGCGGAAAGAGCGTTGTCTTAGGTACCGAAGATCTGGCGTCAAAGCTAGATGAACGTTCGCCAATGCGAGTCGATTTTACTTATGACTATTCGATTTCTCGCCATGAAGTTCTTTGCGAAGATTTTGATAGCGTAATGAATCGCATTTCCGGTTTGAATTTGAAATGTGCTGAAGATTCTATGCCGGTATCCAATGTGACATTCTACGATGCGGTTCTTTATGCGAATGCCTTAAGTAAACAACATGGACTTGATTCCGTATATGCTTATTCGTCGATGGAATTAGATGCTGAACTGCACTGCATGAACATGAATGGCTTTGCCTTTATGCCCAACGCAAATGGCTTTAGATTGCCGACAGAAGCGGAATGGATGTTTGCTGCAGAACAAGTCTGGAATCCGGAACAAAGCTGGAACTTTCTTAATTCAGGTTTGACAGCTCATAAGGTTTGTTCGTCAAATGAAAATACCCAGTATCTTTGCGATATGGCCGGAAACCTTCTGGAATGGGTGAATGATGGCCGCGCCTCGTTTAATGGCGGCGTCATGAAAAACTTTGTGGGCGGAATGGTCAATAGCAATACTACGGCTGGTGTTGTCAAAGGCGGAAGCTTCCATAAGGATCCGAATGAAATGTATTTGTATAAAAGAGGGGATGATTATCCGGTCTTTTATTCTAGTAGGGCAGATTATGTCGGTTTTCGTCTTGCGTATGGCTCGATTCCAGATGCGGAATATCTTTCTGACGATAAAAATATTCTGTTGACTCCGGTAACGCCTTTGGTTAATGATGCTGAACTTAGGAAACTCACGGATTCCTACAAAGTCAAGCTTGTTTTCAGAAACGACGAAACCCATAATCTTGTCTATGTGAACTATGCTTCAAAAGAACCGAAAGTTTTTGAAATCGAAGATACCATAGATGTTTATCATCCAGAAATTTCGCCTGATGGCCAGCGAGTTGCTTTCTGCACATCGATGGAAGGCGAGGCTGAATTTTCGTCTATTTATGTTCGCGATTTAGATGACCTTGGACACAATCTGGTAAAGCTGGAAGTAGAAGGTAGCGCAACTATTCCGAGATGGAAAGTGAAGCCGAATGGCGATACTGTAATTGTCTACGTGACGTCGGCCTACAATAATAATGGTTCCCAGTTTGAACAGGAAAGTACATGGGAAGTCCCGTTTGCAAATCGTGAATTTGGAACGCCTCGCAAACTATTCAATGGGGCGTATCATGGTGGAATTTCTGATGACGAACGCTTGGCGGTTTCGGGCTCGACAAGGCTTCGCGCCCGCGTGGAGTCTGAATCGGGCGAAGGCCAAGATGTTATCTGGTATAATGAAGAACAGGCTTGTAATGTTTCGTTGTCAAAAGATGGAAGCAAGCGGACTTTGTTCCTTGATTTTGGTGGAAAAACGGGCCATAGCTTTACGGGAACAAATTATCGAGTTCACGAAGAATTGCTGATTGTTGATAGCTTAGGCAATTTGATTCAATCTGTACCGACGATTACGGGATTCCGTTTTGATCATAGCGAATGGGTGAGTGGTATATTGAAGGATTCTGCCAGCAATTTGGTGGTCGTATCCCTTACCAATATCAACGATGCGCATGAATACATTGCATTGGTAGACCTCAAAGATAGTAGTGTTCATAAGCTTGTTCAGGGTGGAGAACTTTGGCACCCGTCTTTGTGGATTCGTCAAGAAAATTCTAGTCATCCAAAGCCTGTTGTCGATAAGGATAGTGCTGGGGTTTATTTTGAATATGACGCATCGAATACGTTCGTGTTCTCGTCGGTTGAATTGGCGATGCACCTGAAGGATTTCTGGAAATACAAAGATGAAGCGGAAGCGGTTGCTTTTGGAAGTTCCATGATTTTGGATGCGCTTGTCGAACCCATGATGGAATCCTACCGTACTTTAAACATGGGCGTATCGTTAGGCGATGTTCATCTTGGCGAGTATTTGCTGCGAAACTACATCTTGCCGTATGCTCCCAATGTTAAGATTGTTATCGTGGAACTTTCTCCGGGATTGCTTTACAGAAATTATGATGAACATGCGGGCTGGTTGATAAACCGTTCTCCGGGAATGCTGTATGACGCAAAACACTTGACCGCCGAAACTAAAGATGAAATTGCCGATTTCAGTCTGGATCAAGAATATCCGAGGGATTTGTTCTCTCAACAATATCTCAAAAACACATTCCTTTTGCCTTTCAAGGGCTGGCTTGTGCCGGAAATTTCTGTTGATATTTCAAAAATGACTGCGGACTTGCCTATTGTCCAAAGGGGCTTGAATGCAATCAAGTCGATAAAGCAGATGGCTGATTCTTGTGGTATGACCGTTATCGCCACCATTACGCCGCGTAATCCGGCTTATAGGGAGACGGAAGCCTTCGATATTTTTGGACCATCAAGAACGGTTGCTCATGAATTGATTCAAGAGGTTGCTGATATGGGAATCCTTATTTTCGATGAAAACAAGGATGGCCTACATGACTATACCGAAGAAATGGCAGCAAACGCTTATCATGTCAGCTACCTTGGAGCAATCCAGTATACGGAACGACTGGATTCTCTGTTGAGAACGTTACCGATTAAGAAATAA
- a CDS encoding NUDIX hydrolase produces the protein MKPWKLLDSEYLVNAPWLKVAKETCELPNGKVIDDFYTLWQPDWVLILARTTEGKWVMTEQYRHGTGKIALEFPAGIIDKGETPEQAALRELQEECGYGLDSSTPLRSAQNDTTSYLGKFPVNPDRHRGIFHVVFIDGVVKTGATHFDSTEDIESLLLSDEELRAKMADGTFNHPLQMAGYLRFLLNRG, from the coding sequence ATGAAACCCTGGAAACTATTGGATTCAGAATACCTCGTAAACGCTCCTTGGCTAAAAGTGGCCAAAGAAACCTGCGAATTGCCCAATGGAAAGGTTATTGACGACTTTTATACGCTTTGGCAGCCAGACTGGGTCCTAATTCTTGCCCGAACCACCGAAGGCAAATGGGTGATGACGGAGCAATACCGCCATGGAACCGGCAAAATCGCCCTTGAATTCCCGGCCGGGATTATTGACAAGGGTGAAACACCGGAACAGGCGGCCCTCCGAGAACTGCAGGAAGAATGTGGATACGGTTTAGATTCTTCGACTCCGCTTCGTTCCGCTCAGAATGACACAACCAGTTACCTCGGTAAATTTCCGGTAAACCCGGACAGGCACCGCGGCATTTTCCACGTGGTTTTTATTGACGGGGTTGTCAAAACAGGCGCAACGCATTTCGACAGCACCGAAGACATTGAAAGTCTTTTGCTAAGCGACGAAGAACTGCGGGCCAAAATGGCTGACGGCACATTCAATCACCCGCTCCAAATGGCGGGGTATTTGCGTTTTCTACTTAACCGCGGGTGA
- a CDS encoding GGDEF domain-containing protein: protein MSDFIFYAEVSVGCACVLMLLLYSIKKLPTPQQKFNLFARLVWWHAVYFVSDAFWALVNDGVIPKNTFSVLAVNYSNAVIISILFYSCFAYAEISTRPEMTRVQIQSLLTKLKVPVIVEAVVLLVSFALVPDFWLEKDLEPRAHYYVVLMAIPCVYIMTVTARCLLRGLKPQNRKNLRTYLIVACYTPGCVVSGALQVFLSMTTPIFCFWCVMIILFVYLNLQNQLISTDTLTSLNNRNQLERYLQSQRESKDLYVVMVDVDRFKQINDTYGHLEGDRALVTVSNALKSACVSLGNTGFLCRYGGDDFLLIVPTEMPAYVVQVIRECLREELRKSEDRRYYTLQVSVGYASWNGHVANFRKSVVAADKMMYDDKRSA, encoded by the coding sequence ATGAGTGACTTTATTTTTTATGCGGAAGTTAGTGTCGGGTGCGCGTGCGTTTTGATGCTCCTTTTGTATAGTATAAAAAAGCTCCCGACTCCACAGCAGAAGTTCAACTTGTTTGCCAGGCTGGTGTGGTGGCATGCCGTCTATTTTGTGAGTGATGCATTTTGGGCATTGGTGAATGACGGCGTAATACCGAAGAATACATTTTCTGTTTTAGCCGTGAATTATTCAAACGCGGTAATAATATCGATTCTTTTTTATAGTTGCTTTGCTTATGCCGAAATTAGCACGCGGCCAGAAATGACTCGTGTGCAGATTCAGAGTCTCTTAACGAAACTAAAAGTTCCGGTTATTGTAGAAGCGGTGGTGTTGCTAGTTTCGTTTGCATTGGTTCCTGATTTTTGGTTAGAGAAAGATTTGGAACCTCGCGCTCACTATTATGTCGTTTTGATGGCTATCCCGTGTGTGTATATCATGACGGTGACGGCGCGTTGCCTTTTGCGTGGATTAAAACCGCAAAATCGAAAGAATTTAAGAACCTACTTGATTGTGGCTTGCTATACTCCAGGTTGCGTTGTTTCTGGGGCTTTGCAGGTGTTTTTGTCGATGACGACTCCGATCTTCTGTTTCTGGTGCGTCATGATTATTCTGTTTGTCTATTTGAATCTGCAAAACCAGTTGATTTCGACAGACACTTTGACATCGCTGAACAACCGTAACCAGTTGGAACGCTACTTGCAGTCGCAGAGGGAATCGAAAGACCTTTATGTCGTTATGGTAGACGTGGACCGCTTTAAGCAGATCAACGATACCTACGGACATTTAGAGGGTGACAGGGCTCTTGTAACTGTTTCTAATGCGCTTAAGAGTGCTTGTGTCAGTTTAGGAAATACCGGCTTTTTGTGCCGCTATGGCGGCGATGATTTCTTGCTAATCGTGCCGACCGAAATGCCTGCGTATGTGGTTCAGGTCATTCGGGAATGCTTGCGCGAAGAACTGAGAAAGAGCGAAGACCGTCGGTACTATACGCTTCAGGTGAGCGTTGGCTATGCTAGCTGGAATGGTCACGTTGCGAATTTCCGGAAAAGCGTCGTAGCCGCCGACAAGATGATGTACGACGACAAGCGTTCTGCTTAA
- the tsaA gene encoding tRNA (N6-threonylcarbamoyladenosine(37)-N6)-methyltransferase TrmO, with protein MQVTPIGTFYGDAIYKYDAPRQGWLFAGHPGRIELNAGQNFEMALRDLEGFERIWVIFQFHENEGWRPTTRPPVPPKGKDRVGTFASRSPYRPNPIGLSCVRLLKIEGLTLYVDEADLLNGTPVLDIKPYIPMADAFPDAKAGWVEEQVGDLWSVEMSEDFAKQNCWIAERSEFDLESFAQVQLSRGNFSKDVFDSSRRRLTVDESAHTGVLAYRTFRIHFSYDESARCVLLQRITSGYSAEDLAPGTEDKYGDKDLHREYVVTF; from the coding sequence ATGCAAGTCACCCCAATCGGTACATTTTATGGCGATGCCATTTACAAGTACGACGCTCCCCGGCAGGGGTGGCTGTTTGCGGGGCATCCGGGCCGGATTGAATTGAATGCGGGGCAGAACTTTGAAATGGCGCTCCGCGACTTGGAAGGCTTTGAACGCATTTGGGTGATTTTCCAATTCCACGAGAACGAGGGCTGGCGTCCGACAACGCGCCCACCCGTACCGCCCAAAGGCAAAGACCGCGTGGGCACTTTCGCAAGCCGCAGTCCTTACCGCCCAAATCCGATTGGGCTCAGCTGCGTGCGCCTTTTGAAAATCGAAGGCCTTACTTTATATGTAGATGAGGCTGATTTGCTGAACGGAACGCCCGTGCTTGATATCAAGCCTTACATTCCGATGGCTGACGCATTTCCCGATGCCAAAGCGGGCTGGGTCGAAGAACAAGTGGGCGACTTGTGGTCGGTCGAAATGTCCGAAGATTTTGCAAAACAGAACTGCTGGATTGCTGAACGCAGTGAATTCGATTTAGAAAGCTTTGCGCAGGTGCAGCTTTCTCGCGGAAATTTCTCGAAAGATGTTTTCGACAGTTCCCGCCGTCGCTTAACGGTCGATGAATCCGCACATACGGGCGTGCTTGCGTACCGCACCTTCCGCATTCATTTTAGCTACGATGAATCGGCTCGCTGCGTGCTGCTACAGCGCATTACTAGCGGCTATTCCGCCGAAGATTTGGCTCCCGGTACCGAAGACAAGTATGGTGATAAGGATTTACATCGTGAATACGTTGTCACATTCTAA
- a CDS encoding class I SAM-dependent RNA methyltransferase — translation MLFEQAIAHQVPGYTREADSAHGESLAMLDYKDELRIKDLAIQEFWDVNRLAGTPQKVIASPMPRAYRTTSKRRVFMQPGNLQFDRQESMLEPEEHNKIYDFLFEKLITPAYKPLAYALNWIIIRGTYQYRVVIFNIKKIDASIVRKLKLISDALKETPFKVTAAHAYVDTTESDYYLESKRPTEGLNFKQLYGPREMSLGLGKFSLRYPVTGFSQINESQIHNLIKAASRLLSLGKEDHFLDLYCGYGLFSFALGEAAKSVLGVEWEGPSIDCAKASAKHLKKSYRFIAGKIDEMFVQTRLPRPIPGEPEKILLDPPRKGCEPGVIHALAMRKPIRVCHVFCGTDEIPASLKEWERYGYRVREVQPLDLFPGTPHLETIVMLERK, via the coding sequence ATGCTCTTTGAACAAGCCATTGCACATCAGGTTCCGGGCTATACCCGTGAAGCCGACTCCGCCCACGGCGAATCGCTCGCCATGCTCGACTATAAAGACGAACTCCGAATCAAGGACCTCGCCATTCAAGAATTTTGGGATGTAAATCGCCTCGCGGGCACTCCGCAGAAGGTGATCGCAAGCCCCATGCCGCGCGCTTATCGCACCACAAGTAAGCGCCGTGTGTTCATGCAGCCGGGCAACCTGCAGTTCGACCGTCAGGAATCGATGCTCGAACCCGAAGAGCACAACAAGATTTACGATTTTCTTTTCGAAAAGCTGATTACGCCGGCATACAAGCCGCTCGCCTATGCGCTCAACTGGATTATTATTCGCGGCACCTACCAGTACCGCGTGGTGATTTTCAACATCAAGAAGATCGATGCAAGCATCGTGCGCAAGCTCAAGCTGATTTCGGACGCCCTGAAGGAAACGCCTTTCAAGGTGACCGCGGCACACGCCTACGTAGACACGACCGAATCGGATTACTATCTGGAATCAAAGCGCCCGACCGAAGGCTTAAACTTCAAGCAGCTTTACGGTCCGCGCGAAATGAGTCTTGGACTCGGCAAGTTCAGCCTGCGCTACCCCGTCACGGGATTCAGCCAGATTAACGAGAGCCAGATTCACAACCTAATCAAGGCCGCAAGCCGCTTACTCAGCTTGGGCAAAGAAGACCATTTTCTGGATTTGTACTGCGGATACGGTCTGTTCAGTTTTGCGCTCGGCGAAGCCGCCAAATCGGTTCTCGGCGTGGAATGGGAAGGTCCGTCTATCGACTGCGCAAAGGCTTCTGCCAAGCACCTTAAAAAGTCTTACCGCTTTATCGCCGGCAAGATCGACGAAATGTTCGTGCAGACGCGACTCCCGCGGCCGATCCCTGGCGAACCCGAAAAAATCCTGCTGGACCCGCCGCGTAAGGGCTGCGAACCGGGCGTGATTCACGCGCTCGCCATGCGTAAGCCGATTCGCGTATGCCACGTGTTCTGCGGCACCGACGAAATTCCCGCCTCACTCAAGGAATGGGAACGCTACGGCTACCGCGTGCGCGAAGTGCAACCGTTGGACTTGTTTCCCGGCACCCCGCACCTCGAAACCATCGTGATGCTGGAAAGAAAGTAA
- a CDS encoding MFS transporter, which produces MDCSANTKNDQRPKLWTRNFVTVAAANFLLFFSFYQLLPILPLYIIEKFATDNATAGFIISLYTIGALACRPFAGFLVDTLSRKPLYFWTFFAFTACFLGYKTVGILPILAAVRFAHGLFFGISSTASNTVAIDALPACRRGEGIGYFGISVNLAFATGPMTGMFLYEAFGDTIVFAISIILCVIGLILVQTLNVPRKEKKPHAPLSLDRFFLTRAIPQFVNFIFVGFAYGPVTNYIALYAKELGIGGSGWFYALIAAGLIMNRIMTGRLIDRGYLIHLVGTGMTLNVVAYFILAFSHTPITFFVAAFLIGTSLGLIFPGYQTMCVNLARHDQRGTANSTYLSGWDIGIGTGILVGGSMAGHFGMHQPVFLACGVALVIADVLYFTWTSRHYLKYKLEG; this is translated from the coding sequence ATGGACTGTTCAGCAAATACAAAAAACGACCAACGTCCAAAGCTTTGGACGCGAAATTTCGTGACGGTTGCCGCCGCGAACTTTTTGCTGTTCTTTAGCTTTTACCAGTTGCTGCCTATTCTCCCGCTCTACATTATCGAGAAATTTGCGACTGACAACGCGACCGCCGGATTCATTATTTCGCTTTATACGATTGGTGCGCTTGCCTGTAGGCCCTTCGCCGGATTCTTGGTGGATACGCTGAGCCGCAAGCCATTGTACTTCTGGACTTTCTTTGCGTTTACCGCTTGCTTTTTAGGCTACAAGACTGTCGGCATTCTACCGATTCTTGCCGCCGTGCGGTTTGCACATGGTTTGTTCTTTGGAATTTCAAGCACGGCGAGCAATACGGTCGCCATCGATGCACTGCCCGCATGTCGCCGCGGTGAAGGCATTGGCTACTTTGGCATTAGCGTGAATTTGGCGTTTGCGACAGGCCCGATGACCGGCATGTTCCTGTATGAGGCCTTCGGCGATACGATTGTGTTTGCGATTTCGATTATTTTGTGTGTGATTGGCTTGATTCTTGTGCAGACTTTGAATGTGCCGCGCAAAGAAAAGAAACCGCACGCACCGCTTTCGCTTGACCGATTCTTCTTGACCCGCGCCATTCCGCAGTTCGTAAACTTCATCTTTGTGGGATTCGCCTACGGCCCGGTCACCAACTACATTGCCCTTTACGCCAAAGAACTTGGCATTGGCGGTTCCGGCTGGTTCTACGCATTGATTGCTGCGGGCCTGATTATGAACCGCATTATGACAGGGCGCTTGATTGACCGCGGCTACTTGATTCACTTAGTGGGAACCGGCATGACCTTGAACGTGGTCGCCTACTTTATTCTCGCTTTTAGCCACACGCCCATTACCTTCTTTGTCGCGGCATTCCTGATCGGCACAAGCCTCGGCCTGATTTTCCCGGGCTACCAGACCATGTGCGTAAACCTCGCCCGACACGACCAGCGTGGCACAGCCAACAGCACCTACCTGAGCGGTTGGGACATCGGTATCGGTACAGGTATTTTAGTGGGCGGTTCCATGGCAGGGCATTTCGGTATGCACCAGCCCGTATTCCTCGCCTGCGGAGTAGCACTTGTAATCGCCGACGTGCTTTACTTCACGTGGACGTCGAGACATTATCTGAAGTATAAGTTGGAAGGTTAA
- the prfA gene encoding peptide chain release factor 1, producing the protein MKDKAKKLIEKYEELESELGNPDVLADQARYNKIHKQYKGIEKAVLKAKEYLQMLNDQEEWKAALGDSDPEMVAMAKSELSDIEKKLPGITDELQILMVPKDPWDYRNATLEIRGGTGGDESALFAGDLFRMYQGYCSRMGWKMTIQDASEGTVGGYKEIRVFIEGDSVYGTLKFESGVHRVQRVPETETQGRVHTSAATVAILPEAEEVDVEIREADIHMDTYRSSGAGGQYINKTDSAVRLTHIPTGVVVSCQTERSQLQNRLHAMEMLRSKILDAVIAKKEQEEAASRKALVGTGDRSAKIRTYNFPQNRVTDHRIGLTLYNLDKVITGDLDEIINGLQMANAQEKLGKFNA; encoded by the coding sequence ATGAAAGATAAAGCTAAAAAACTGATTGAAAAGTACGAAGAACTGGAATCGGAACTCGGCAACCCGGACGTTCTCGCTGACCAGGCTCGTTACAACAAGATTCACAAGCAGTACAAGGGTATCGAAAAGGCTGTTTTGAAGGCCAAGGAATACCTGCAGATGCTGAACGACCAGGAAGAATGGAAAGCCGCTCTCGGCGATTCTGACCCAGAAATGGTCGCGATGGCAAAGTCGGAACTTTCCGACATCGAAAAGAAGTTGCCGGGTATTACCGACGAACTCCAGATTTTGATGGTGCCGAAGGATCCGTGGGATTACCGCAATGCCACGCTCGAAATCCGCGGTGGTACCGGCGGTGACGAATCCGCCCTGTTTGCAGGCGACTTGTTCCGCATGTATCAGGGTTACTGCAGCCGCATGGGCTGGAAGATGACCATTCAGGATGCAAGCGAAGGCACCGTGGGCGGTTACAAGGAAATTCGCGTATTCATTGAAGGTGACAGCGTGTACGGAACGCTCAAGTTCGAAAGTGGCGTTCACCGCGTGCAGCGCGTGCCCGAAACCGAAACACAGGGCCGCGTGCATACCTCTGCCGCAACAGTCGCTATTCTCCCGGAAGCCGAAGAAGTTGACGTGGAAATCCGCGAAGCCGACATTCACATGGATACCTACCGTTCTTCGGGTGCTGGCGGTCAGTACATTAACAAGACGGACTCCGCCGTGCGACTCACCCACATTCCGACAGGCGTGGTAGTGAGCTGCCAGACCGAACGTAGCCAGTTGCAGAACCGTTTGCACGCTATGGAAATGCTGCGTTCCAAGATTTTGGACGCCGTGATTGCCAAGAAGGAACAGGAAGAAGCCGCCAGCCGTAAGGCCTTGGTGGGCACCGGTGACCGTAGCGCCAAGATTCGTACTTACAACTTCCCGCAGAACCGCGTGACCGACCACCGCATTGGTCTTACGCTGTACAATTTGGACAAAGTCATCACTGGCGACCTCGATGAAATCATCAACGGTTTGCAGATGGCAAACGCCCAGGAAAAGCTCGGAAAGTTCAACGCTTAA